Proteins from a genomic interval of Caldicellulosiruptor diazotrophicus:
- a CDS encoding alpha-amylase domain-containing protein, with protein sequence MKGLFKKLSKKLSIISLIVIIVFLLTSSLSIYAGVMMQGFYWDVPAGGTWWDTLASKAYELKYMVGGSYGINRIWFPPAYKGQGGAYSMGYDPHDYYDLGQYYQDGTTETRFGSQAELKNAISKYKSYGISVTEDIVLNHRSGGKSEYNPKTGTNTWTDFTNTASGMCQWHWDAFHPNNYCSGDEGTFAGFPDVCYASGPAYNDMKAWMNWLKSSTNAGFDSWRYDYVKGYGYWVVKDFNAATSPTFSVGEYWDANTSTLDWWANSSGAHVFDFALYYTLRDICNNTSGGGYLPNVFDYSKSYAAKNPFKAVTFVANHDTDEIANDKMMAYAFILTYQGYPCIWWKDYYDYGLATGGGASPGGWGNGIKQLVWCREKLAAGSPNIEILKSDDGDLIIYGSKGYSTSSPGYIVVINDHPSQWKGAWVQTSNSYLKGKTLKAYAWSSTVSGQNVQPQNKYCDANGWVEVWAPPRGYAVYSVDGL encoded by the coding sequence ATGAAAGGTTTATTTAAAAAATTATCCAAAAAACTTTCTATTATTTCTCTCATAGTAATAATTGTATTTTTACTTACTTCTTCACTATCTATCTATGCCGGTGTGATGATGCAGGGATTTTACTGGGACGTGCCAGCAGGAGGCACGTGGTGGGACACTCTTGCTTCAAAAGCGTATGAGCTTAAATACATGGTAGGAGGAAGTTATGGTATAAATCGTATATGGTTCCCTCCAGCCTATAAAGGCCAAGGTGGAGCTTATTCAATGGGGTATGATCCTCATGACTACTATGACCTTGGCCAGTATTATCAAGATGGAACAACTGAAACAAGGTTTGGGTCCCAAGCTGAATTAAAAAATGCTATTTCAAAATATAAAAGCTATGGCATATCTGTAACAGAAGATATTGTTCTGAATCACCGTTCTGGCGGTAAGAGCGAATATAACCCTAAGACTGGTACAAACACTTGGACAGATTTCACAAATACAGCAAGCGGTATGTGTCAGTGGCACTGGGATGCTTTTCATCCTAATAATTATTGTAGTGGTGACGAAGGAACATTTGCTGGTTTTCCAGATGTTTGCTATGCTTCAGGTCCAGCTTACAATGACATGAAAGCATGGATGAACTGGCTGAAATCATCCACAAATGCTGGTTTCGATAGCTGGAGATATGACTATGTAAAAGGTTATGGCTATTGGGTTGTAAAAGATTTTAATGCAGCAACATCACCCACATTCAGCGTTGGTGAATACTGGGACGCAAACACATCGACCCTTGACTGGTGGGCAAATTCAAGCGGCGCTCACGTATTTGACTTTGCACTTTACTATACTCTGAGAGACATTTGCAACAATACAAGTGGCGGCGGGTACTTACCAAATGTGTTTGATTATAGCAAGAGTTACGCTGCAAAGAATCCTTTCAAAGCAGTTACTTTTGTGGCAAATCACGACACAGATGAAATAGCCAATGACAAGATGATGGCATATGCTTTCATTTTGACCTATCAAGGTTATCCATGCATCTGGTGGAAAGATTATTATGACTACGGTCTTGCAACAGGCGGTGGAGCATCACCTGGTGGCTGGGGAAATGGTATAAAACAACTTGTATGGTGTAGAGAAAAGCTTGCTGCTGGTTCACCTAACATTGAGATTCTAAAAAGTGATGATGGAGATCTAATTATTTATGGAAGCAAAGGTTATTCAACCTCAAGCCCAGGATATATCGTTGTAATAAATGACCATCCAAGTCAATGGAAAGGTGCATGGGTTCAAACAAGCAACAGTTACTTAAAAGGTAAAACTTTAAAGGCTTATGCATGGTCTTCAACAGTATCAGGTCAAAATGTTCAACCACAAAACAAGTACTGTGATGCAAACGGTTGGGTAGAAGTTTGGGCACCTCCAAGAGGTTATGCTGTATATTCTGTAGATGGCCTATAA
- a CDS encoding HEAT repeat domain-containing protein, whose amino-acid sequence MTNNINFVILCIIIIVILLVITSGVVFLYKVVNSINQKKIKQIFRNYSENVYDVITGKKNNIDSSNIYILSDIINIYYSWVNGEEKNRLYTALKNLNFFNIAIEMVQKGNKVQKLRFAKVISIVGEEDDLKKLLKISIKEPYLIDTTVEAIFKNIDEIQNLNIFKPYLKTIFLNIDKYPDAVRRRMEFFTVFGGEKIKDIILYVIKENPSDKVLISCLNIFSEIAALDDLEKIDFLINHPSAEVRSAFCRVIEKIGCRNCKEKLETLIQNEKINFVKLRALRALSNISPKSSLKYLLASLEDDWFYMRDFARKMLSEFGPVILNELLKFYYSTNDKFAKDKLREVFYSPENFDYIIKSALNYRTEQEKDIALEIIKILKLSNPYCFYQRLNDEGFEYLITEERGSE is encoded by the coding sequence ATGACAAATAATATTAATTTTGTTATCTTGTGTATTATTATTATTGTTATTCTTTTAGTTATAACTTCGGGAGTTGTTTTTTTATACAAAGTTGTAAATAGTATAAATCAAAAAAAAATAAAGCAAATTTTTAGGAATTATAGCGAAAATGTCTATGATGTAATAACAGGAAAGAAAAATAATATTGATTCTTCGAACATTTACATTCTGAGTGATATTATAAACATATATTATTCATGGGTAAATGGAGAAGAAAAAAATCGGCTATATACAGCTTTAAAGAATTTGAACTTTTTCAATATTGCTATTGAGATGGTTCAAAAAGGTAATAAAGTTCAAAAACTTAGGTTTGCAAAAGTTATAAGTATAGTGGGCGAAGAAGATGATCTTAAAAAGCTTTTAAAAATTAGTATTAAAGAGCCATATCTAATAGATACAACTGTAGAAGCCATTTTCAAAAACATAGATGAAATACAAAATTTAAATATTTTTAAACCTTATTTAAAGACAATTTTTCTAAACATTGATAAATATCCAGATGCAGTTAGAAGAAGAATGGAATTTTTTACAGTTTTTGGTGGTGAAAAAATAAAAGATATTATTTTATACGTCATAAAAGAAAACCCATCGGACAAGGTTCTAATATCATGTTTGAATATATTTTCAGAGATTGCAGCATTAGATGATTTAGAAAAGATTGATTTTCTTATAAACCATCCATCAGCAGAAGTCAGATCAGCTTTTTGCAGAGTGATTGAAAAAATAGGATGTAGAAACTGCAAAGAAAAACTTGAAACCCTTATACAAAACGAAAAAATAAATTTTGTGAAGTTACGTGCATTAAGAGCGCTGAGCAATATTTCGCCTAAGAGTTCATTAAAGTATTTACTTGCCTCTCTTGAAGACGACTGGTTTTATATGAGAGATTTTGCAAGAAAAATGCTTTCTGAATTTGGACCAGTTATATTAAATGAACTTCTAAAATTTTACTATTCAACAAACGATAAATTTGCAAAGGACAAATTAAGAGAAGTGTTTTATAGTCCAGAAAATTTTGATTATATTATTAAGAGTGCTTTGAATTACAGAACTGAACAAGAAAAAGATATAGCTTTAGAAATAATTAAAATACTCAAATTGTCTAACCCATACTGCTTTTATCAAAGACTGAACGATGAAGGATTTGAATATCTTATAACTGAAGAAAGAGGTAGTGAATAA
- a CDS encoding glycosyltransferase family 2 protein produces the protein MHRIIGWFSLFVSYYVLVLNTIYAILILISLFGIINYSRNKIKGRIVEIVSSDFAPPVSLLVPAYNEEKTITKSVKSFLQIEYPEYEVVVINDGSKDRTLDVLKSEFDLYIVDRKFRKILSTKEVKAIYYSKKYSNLIVVDKENGGKADALNAGINVCTYPYICSLDADSILERDSIAKVMQPFFDNPDEVVVTTGIVRIVNGCKLDSFGNIKKLNLPNSSLARFQIIEYLRAFLGARKGLSMLGSLVIASGAFAAFNKNAVIKVGGFSDKTVGEDMEIVVKLRKNSYKEGIMGRVEFVPDPIVWTQCPETLNDLSKQRRRWQRGLCQVIFMHKDVLFNPKYGILGFFAMPYQLMFELLGPFVEMLGYIFIPISYFARIINLEVALFFFAVEIMYGIIISILAVLLGEFSERKYEEWREFGILILFAVLENFGYRQMTVLFRIIGTFEAILRKKGWSKPERKRL, from the coding sequence ATGCATCGGATAATAGGCTGGTTTTCATTATTTGTATCTTATTATGTTTTGGTTTTGAATACTATTTATGCTATTTTAATCTTAATTTCTCTTTTTGGTATCATTAATTACTCGAGAAATAAGATAAAAGGAAGAATTGTAGAGATTGTCTCATCAGACTTTGCGCCGCCTGTATCACTGTTAGTACCGGCATACAATGAAGAAAAAACAATAACAAAATCTGTAAAATCATTTTTACAGATAGAATATCCAGAATATGAGGTGGTAGTAATTAATGATGGGTCAAAGGATAGGACATTGGATGTATTAAAAAGCGAATTTGACCTTTACATTGTAGATAGGAAATTTAGAAAAATTCTATCAACAAAAGAGGTAAAAGCAATATACTATTCCAAAAAATATTCAAATTTAATTGTAGTAGATAAAGAAAATGGAGGAAAAGCTGATGCTCTCAATGCTGGGATAAACGTATGTACGTATCCGTATATTTGTTCACTTGATGCTGACTCGATTTTAGAAAGAGATTCAATAGCCAAGGTTATGCAACCATTTTTTGATAACCCTGATGAAGTTGTAGTCACAACAGGTATTGTAAGGATTGTAAATGGATGCAAATTAGATTCTTTCGGGAATATAAAAAAATTAAACCTACCAAATTCAAGTCTTGCAAGATTTCAGATAATAGAATACTTGAGAGCGTTTTTGGGCGCAAGGAAAGGTCTTTCTATGTTAGGAAGTCTTGTTATTGCGTCTGGAGCGTTTGCAGCATTCAATAAAAATGCTGTTATAAAGGTTGGAGGATTTTCTGATAAAACTGTTGGCGAGGATATGGAGATTGTTGTAAAACTGCGTAAAAACTCATATAAAGAAGGTATCATGGGCAGAGTTGAGTTTGTGCCAGATCCAATTGTGTGGACACAATGTCCTGAGACTTTAAATGACCTTTCAAAACAAAGAAGAAGATGGCAGAGAGGTCTTTGCCAAGTTATTTTCATGCATAAAGATGTTCTATTTAATCCTAAGTACGGCATATTAGGATTTTTTGCTATGCCATATCAGCTTATGTTTGAACTATTAGGGCCGTTTGTAGAGATGTTGGGTTATATTTTTATACCTATTTCGTATTTTGCTCGCATAATCAATTTAGAAGTGGCTTTATTTTTCTTTGCAGTTGAGATAATGTACGGAATAATTATTTCTATTTTAGCAGTTCTTCTTGGAGAATTTTCTGAAAGAAAGTATGAAGAATGGAGAGAGTTTGGAATACTTATATTATTCGCAGTATTAGAAAATTTCGGCTACAGACAGATGACAGTGTTATTCAGAATTATTGGTACATTTGAAGCTATACTTAGAAAGAAAGGTTGGTCAAAACCTGAGAGAAAAAGATTGTAA
- a CDS encoding bacteriohemerythrin, translated as MPQIEWLDQYSVGVESIDNQHKELFERINKLLDSCAQGEGKKVLPEVLDFLGDYVVFHFSTEEKYMKEYLYPEYLSHKREHDNFVDTYKKFREEIEKEGAGVAAVIKTNRLVVDWLKNHILGTDRKLGAFLKEKMQSK; from the coding sequence ATGCCGCAAATAGAATGGCTTGACCAATATTCGGTAGGAGTTGAGTCGATAGACAATCAACACAAGGAACTTTTTGAAAGAATTAATAAACTGTTAGATTCTTGTGCTCAGGGTGAGGGGAAGAAAGTATTACCAGAAGTTTTAGACTTTTTAGGTGATTATGTTGTTTTTCATTTTTCAACTGAGGAAAAATACATGAAAGAGTATCTGTACCCAGAGTATCTGTCTCATAAAAGAGAGCATGATAACTTTGTTGACACTTACAAAAAGTTTCGAGAGGAGATAGAGAAAGAAGGAGCAGGAGTTGCGGCAGTTATAAAGACAAACAGGCTTGTTGTTGACTGGCTCAAAAATCATATCCTTGGAACAGATAGAAAACTAGGAGCTTTTTTAAAAGAAAAGATGCAATCAAAATAG
- the rlmD gene encoding 23S rRNA (uracil(1939)-C(5))-methyltransferase RlmD, translating to MVKKSQEYIVKIDTLNHQAQGIARIDGFVVFVDNALIDEVVKIKIEKVKKEYAKANLVEILEKSPYRKDPECPYYDFCGGCHLMHVKYQHQLSLKKLLVEDAFKRIGKLSTKINDVIGMENPFRYRNKTALPVGGNYKKPQIGFYKKMTHDIVDIDYCLIQHEFCDDVIKGMKELIKKHKIDIYDEKKHQGVLRHIVVRNSFAFNEMMIIFVCTKVPENLEAIKKDILDKFPKIKSLYLNLNPKRTNVILGDEDILIWGSSTIKDKIGNLTFEISPKSFFQVNSVQTEVLYSQVVKYLRKIEAEVVFDIYSGIGTISMFIAPFCKKVYAIELVRDAVEDAKKSSNGNGILNIEFICGRAEIEIPKLLKSGIIPQAVILDPPRSGCEKQLLESLVEHKISNIIYVSCNPSTLARDANILCSGGYEVVEVQPVDMFPQTFHVECVALFKKRNA from the coding sequence GTGGTAAAAAAATCACAAGAGTATATTGTTAAGATTGATACGCTTAATCACCAGGCACAGGGGATTGCAAGAATTGATGGGTTTGTAGTGTTTGTTGACAATGCTTTAATTGATGAGGTTGTAAAAATCAAAATAGAAAAGGTAAAAAAAGAGTATGCCAAAGCAAACTTAGTTGAAATTTTAGAAAAAAGCCCATATAGAAAAGACCCTGAATGCCCTTATTATGACTTTTGTGGCGGTTGTCATTTGATGCATGTAAAATACCAGCATCAGCTAAGCCTAAAAAAGCTTCTTGTTGAAGATGCTTTTAAGCGGATAGGGAAGCTCAGCACTAAAATAAATGATGTTATTGGAATGGAAAACCCATTTAGATACAGAAACAAAACTGCACTACCAGTTGGAGGAAATTATAAAAAACCCCAAATAGGATTTTATAAAAAGATGACACATGATATTGTTGATATAGATTACTGTCTTATTCAGCATGAGTTTTGCGATGATGTGATAAAAGGTATGAAAGAGCTGATAAAAAAACACAAGATAGATATTTACGACGAAAAAAAGCATCAAGGTGTTTTGAGGCACATTGTTGTTAGAAATTCGTTTGCATTTAATGAGATGATGATCATTTTTGTTTGCACAAAAGTACCTGAGAATTTAGAGGCTATCAAAAAAGACATTTTAGACAAGTTTCCCAAAATTAAATCACTCTATTTAAACTTGAACCCTAAAAGGACAAATGTAATTCTGGGGGATGAAGACATATTAATTTGGGGCAGTAGCACAATAAAAGATAAGATAGGGAATTTAACATTTGAAATTTCTCCAAAATCATTTTTTCAGGTAAATTCTGTACAAACAGAGGTGCTCTACAGTCAGGTAGTAAAATATCTGCGTAAAATTGAAGCAGAAGTTGTATTTGACATATACTCTGGGATAGGCACCATTTCAATGTTCATTGCTCCTTTTTGCAAAAAGGTTTACGCTATAGAGTTAGTTAGAGATGCAGTTGAAGATGCTAAAAAAAGCAGCAATGGTAACGGTATTTTGAACATTGAATTTATATGTGGCCGTGCAGAGATTGAAATCCCAAAACTATTGAAAAGCGGAATTATACCCCAGGCTGTGATTCTTGACCCACCGCGAAGTGGATGTGAAAAACAGCTTTTAGAAAGCTTGGTAGAGCATAAAATTTCAAACATAATTTATGTGTCCTGCAATCCTTCAACGCTTGCAAGAGATGCTAACATACTTTGTTCGGGTGGCTATGAGGTTGTAGAAGTTCAGCCTGTTGATATGTTTCCTCAGACATTTCATGTTGAGTGTGTGGCTTTATTTAAAAAGCGCAATGCTTAA
- a CDS encoding GH1 family beta-glucosidase yields MSFPKGFLWGAATASYQIEGAWNEDGKGESIWDRFTNQKGNILYGHNGNVACDHYHRFEEDISLMKELGLKAYRFSIAWARIFPDGYGTLNQKGLEFYDKLINKLVENGIEPVVTIYHWDLPQKLQDIGGWANNEIVNHYFEYAMLLITRYKDKVKKWITFNEPYCIAFLGHFYGIHAPGIKDFKVAMDVVHNIMLSHFKVVKAVKENNIDVEVGITLNLTPVYLQTERLGYKVSEIEREMVNLSSQLDNELFLDPVLKGSYPQKLLNYLVQKDLLDSQKAEKMLKEVKENFIFPDFLGINYYTRAVRLYDENSSWIFPIRWEHPAGEYTEMGWEVFPQGLFDLLMWIKENYSQIPIYITENGAAYNDIVTEDGKVHDSKRIEYLKQHFEQARKAIENGVDLRGYFVWSLMDNFEWAMGYTKRFGVIFVDYETQKRIKKDSFYFYHQYIKENS; encoded by the coding sequence ATGAGTTTCCCAAAAGGATTTCTGTGGGGTGCTGCAACTGCATCATATCAGATTGAAGGCGCATGGAACGAAGATGGAAAAGGCGAATCTATTTGGGACAGGTTTACAAACCAAAAAGGAAATATCTTGTATGGGCATAATGGCAATGTTGCGTGCGACCATTACCACAGGTTCGAAGAAGATATTTCTCTTATGAAGGAACTTGGACTAAAGGCCTACAGGTTTTCTATTGCATGGGCAAGAATCTTTCCAGATGGTTATGGTACTTTAAATCAGAAAGGACTTGAGTTTTATGATAAACTTATAAACAAGCTTGTTGAAAACGGTATTGAACCGGTTGTCACCATTTATCACTGGGACCTTCCACAAAAACTACAAGACATTGGTGGCTGGGCAAACAATGAAATTGTAAACCATTATTTCGAATATGCAATGCTTCTTATAACCCGCTACAAAGATAAAGTAAAAAAATGGATAACATTCAATGAACCTTATTGCATTGCTTTTTTGGGTCACTTTTATGGCATTCATGCACCAGGAATAAAAGATTTTAAAGTTGCAATGGATGTTGTGCACAACATTATGCTTTCTCACTTTAAAGTTGTAAAAGCTGTAAAGGAAAACAATATTGATGTTGAGGTAGGAATTACACTAAATTTAACTCCAGTTTACCTTCAAACAGAGCGACTTGGATATAAGGTAAGCGAAATTGAAAGAGAAATGGTAAATCTCAGCAGCCAGCTTGACAATGAACTTTTCCTTGACCCAGTGCTCAAAGGAAGCTATCCGCAAAAGCTCCTAAATTATCTTGTTCAAAAAGATTTGTTAGATAGCCAAAAAGCCGAAAAGATGCTCAAGGAAGTAAAAGAAAATTTCATCTTCCCTGATTTTCTTGGTATCAACTACTACACACGTGCTGTTAGACTTTACGATGAAAATTCTTCTTGGATATTCCCAATAAGATGGGAACATCCTGCAGGTGAATACACTGAAATGGGCTGGGAAGTGTTCCCGCAAGGGCTTTTTGACCTTTTGATGTGGATTAAAGAAAATTATTCACAAATTCCAATTTATATAACAGAAAACGGTGCTGCTTATAACGACATTGTAACTGAAGATGGAAAAGTGCACGATAGTAAAAGGATTGAGTATTTAAAACAGCACTTTGAACAAGCAAGAAAAGCAATTGAAAATGGAGTAGATTTGCGAGGTTATTTTGTGTGGTCTTTGATGGATAATTTTGAGTGGGCAATGGGATATACAAAAAGGTTTGGAGTTATATTTGTGGACTATGAAACACAAAAGAGGATTAAAAAAGACAGCTTTTATTTTTATCACCAGTATATAAAGGAAAATTCGTAA
- a CDS encoding YkvA family protein, protein MGDIKKKAKLLKKQIPAIFLALKRKETPLIAKIFALVTIAYALSPIDFVPDFIPILGYLDDIIILPFLVAITIKLIPDSILNECQKEAENLWQEGKPKKWYYGIPIIIFWSLIIGAIIYKVVKSIS, encoded by the coding sequence TTGGGCGATATAAAGAAAAAAGCAAAACTTTTGAAAAAGCAGATTCCAGCAATTTTTTTAGCACTAAAAAGAAAAGAGACACCGCTTATTGCTAAGATATTTGCTTTGGTTACCATTGCATATGCATTATCACCAATTGACTTTGTGCCAGATTTCATACCTATTTTGGGGTATCTTGATGATATAATAATTCTTCCATTTTTAGTTGCAATAACAATAAAGCTTATACCAGATTCTATTTTAAATGAATGCCAGAAAGAGGCAGAAAATCTTTGGCAAGAAGGAAAGCCAAAGAAATGGTATTATGGTATTCCTATTATTATTTTTTGGAGCTTAATTATTGGAGCGATTATATACAAAGTTGTTAAAAGTATTAGTTAA
- a CDS encoding methylated-DNA--[protein]-cysteine S-methyltransferase — protein MKKSVGYLLSPIGLIKIVGEDDSIVSVQFVTKKDEEELICPVVKEAILQLEEYFEGKRTNFELKLQLQGTEFQKRVWSKLIDVPFGSVISYRELAKKVGMPQGSRAVGNAVGKNPAVIIVPCHRVIKSDGTLGGFSAGIDKKKWLLEHERVIFRNSCVCFRK, from the coding sequence TTGAAAAAATCTGTTGGTTATTTGCTGTCTCCAATTGGACTAATAAAGATTGTAGGAGAAGATGATAGCATAGTATCAGTGCAGTTTGTTACAAAAAAAGATGAAGAAGAGCTAATTTGCCCTGTTGTAAAAGAAGCTATTTTGCAACTTGAAGAGTATTTTGAGGGGAAGAGAACCAATTTTGAGTTAAAACTTCAGCTGCAAGGAACAGAGTTTCAAAAGAGAGTTTGGAGCAAGCTTATTGATGTTCCTTTTGGAAGTGTAATTTCTTACAGAGAGCTTGCGAAAAAAGTTGGAATGCCCCAGGGTTCAAGAGCTGTTGGAAATGCCGTTGGCAAAAATCCAGCTGTGATAATTGTTCCGTGTCACAGAGTTATAAAAAGTGATGGGACATTAGGAGGATTTAGTGCAGGGATTGACAAAAAGAAATGGCTCTTAGAACACGAAAGGGTGATATTTCGGAATAGCTGTGTTTGTTTTAGAAAATAA
- a CDS encoding GH36-type glycosyl hydrolase domain-containing protein: protein MNYGYFDSQNREYVITNPKTPTSWVNYLGTSDYCLIISNNASGYSFYKSPKLGRVTRFRFNSIPMDRPGRYVYIKDEKTKDFWSISWQPVGKPLESFNSICRHGLGYSIFESKYSNITSSLKIFVPVDKPIEIWEVKIKNESGEKKELSVFTYTEFCLWNSMLDMMDFQYILYTCRMGYNKEDEIVDYSIKLWSPYEPKAFFTCTNKKIESFDTDRDVFIGPYNSEANPEAIQNGRCFGSIAIGGNPCAATQVKIELQPGQEEYLVFVLGIGDAYKEGKEYKKLFASKENIQREFEKVQKYWDDRLSKFKCSTPSEKMNLMLNIWNQYQCHTTFNWSRSASFIEAGGRDGLGFRDSSQDILGVAHSIPQEVRKRLIDLLKAQLSEGYAMHHFQPLTWAQGEHNIPPRDRIYSDDHLWLLIAVPHYIKETGDFSILDEVVEYADKSSASVYEHLKQALEFSWRHRGKHGLLLGLAADWNDCINLKDGGESTWSTQLYYKALSEFIELAEYIGKTDDAEKYKAYRNEIKKAMEEYTWDGEWFVRGYLASGKKLGSKESEQSKIFLNSQSWSVFSGAFVDEKGKMAMDSVKKYLATEHGCVKNWPAYVDYIIEVGAVTSFPPGLKENAAIFCHANTWVIIAEAVLGRGDYAFEYYMSFLPANKNDIAEIYTAEPYVYSQFITGKEHPYYFGRARNPWLTGTATWAFVAATQYILGIRPHYKGLIIDPCIPQQWDGFEVERVFRGRKLSIKVSNPDRISKGVKKILVNGKEIVGNLIPLELLDEENVVEVLMGK from the coding sequence ATGAATTATGGATACTTTGATTCTCAAAACAGAGAGTATGTTATAACAAACCCCAAAACACCAACTTCATGGGTAAATTATTTAGGAACAAGTGATTATTGTCTTATAATCTCAAACAATGCCTCAGGTTATTCTTTTTACAAATCCCCTAAGCTTGGAAGGGTCACTCGTTTCAGGTTCAATAGCATTCCAATGGACAGACCTGGAAGATATGTATATATCAAAGATGAAAAGACAAAAGACTTTTGGTCAATAAGCTGGCAACCTGTTGGAAAGCCTCTTGAAAGTTTTAACAGCATCTGTCGACACGGTCTTGGATATTCAATATTTGAGAGTAAATATAGCAACATAACCTCATCTTTAAAAATCTTTGTACCAGTAGACAAACCAATTGAAATCTGGGAAGTTAAAATCAAGAATGAGTCGGGTGAGAAAAAGGAACTATCGGTATTTACTTATACAGAGTTCTGTCTTTGGAATTCCATGCTTGACATGATGGATTTTCAGTATATTCTTTACACCTGCAGAATGGGTTACAACAAAGAAGATGAAATTGTAGATTATTCTATCAAGCTCTGGAGTCCTTATGAACCAAAAGCTTTTTTCACATGCACAAATAAAAAGATTGAAAGTTTTGATACAGATAGAGATGTATTTATTGGTCCATATAACAGTGAGGCTAATCCAGAAGCAATTCAAAACGGCAGGTGTTTTGGGTCAATTGCAATAGGTGGAAATCCATGTGCTGCAACACAGGTAAAAATTGAACTTCAGCCCGGTCAAGAAGAATACTTAGTGTTTGTACTGGGAATAGGAGATGCATATAAGGAAGGAAAAGAATATAAAAAACTATTTGCATCAAAAGAAAATATCCAAAGAGAATTTGAAAAGGTGCAAAAGTACTGGGATGACCGGCTTAGCAAGTTCAAATGCTCAACACCAAGCGAGAAGATGAATTTGATGTTGAACATATGGAACCAGTATCAGTGCCATACAACATTTAACTGGTCAAGGTCTGCTTCATTTATTGAAGCTGGTGGAAGAGACGGACTTGGCTTTAGAGATTCTTCACAGGACATTCTGGGCGTTGCACATTCAATCCCTCAAGAAGTAAGAAAAAGACTCATTGATCTTTTGAAGGCTCAGCTGTCTGAAGGATATGCGATGCATCATTTCCAGCCTCTTACATGGGCTCAAGGAGAACATAATATACCTCCACGAGATAGAATTTATTCAGATGACCATTTATGGCTTTTGATTGCTGTGCCACACTATATAAAAGAAACAGGTGACTTTTCTATCTTAGATGAAGTTGTTGAATATGCGGACAAGTCAAGCGCTTCTGTTTATGAGCATTTAAAACAAGCTTTGGAGTTTTCATGGAGGCATAGGGGAAAGCATGGACTTTTGCTTGGTCTTGCTGCTGACTGGAATGATTGTATCAACCTCAAAGACGGTGGCGAGAGTACATGGTCAACCCAGCTTTATTACAAAGCTTTATCTGAGTTTATAGAACTTGCTGAGTATATTGGAAAGACTGATGATGCTGAAAAGTATAAAGCTTATAGAAATGAAATCAAAAAGGCAATGGAAGAGTATACATGGGATGGCGAGTGGTTTGTAAGAGGGTATTTGGCAAGCGGTAAAAAACTTGGGTCAAAAGAAAGTGAACAGAGCAAGATTTTCCTAAATTCTCAGTCATGGTCAGTATTCTCAGGCGCTTTTGTTGATGAAAAAGGCAAAATGGCAATGGACAGTGTTAAAAAATACCTTGCAACAGAACATGGATGTGTCAAAAACTGGCCAGCTTATGTTGATTATATTATAGAGGTTGGGGCTGTAACCTCTTTCCCACCGGGATTAAAAGAAAATGCTGCAATTTTCTGTCATGCTAATACATGGGTAATTATTGCAGAGGCTGTACTTGGAAGAGGCGATTATGCTTTTGAATACTATATGTCGTTCCTTCCTGCAAACAAAAATGATATTGCTGAAATCTACACAGCAGAACCTTATGTTTATTCCCAGTTTATCACCGGAAAAGAACATCCATATTATTTTGGCCGTGCGCGAAATCCATGGCTTACAGGTACTGCAACATGGGCATTTGTTGCAGCAACACAGTATATCCTTGGAATAAGACCTCACTATAAAGGGCTTATTATTGACCCATGTATACCACAGCAGTGGGACGGTTTTGAAGTTGAGAGAGTTTTCAGAGGAAGAAAACTTTCCATTAAGGTTTCAAATCCAGACCGTATTTCAAAAGGTGTTAAAAAGATATTAGTAAATGGAAAAGAGATTGTGGGTAATTTGATTCCATTAGAGTTGCTTGATGAAGAAAATGTAGTTGAAGTTTTGATGGGAAAATAA